In Chiroxiphia lanceolata isolate bChiLan1 chromosome 9, bChiLan1.pri, whole genome shotgun sequence, one DNA window encodes the following:
- the RGS4 gene encoding regulator of G-protein signaling 4 isoform X1 codes for MCKGLAALPATCLKSAKDMKHRLGFLLQKSDSCDYSSSQGKKEKTSSSQRLSQEEVRKWADSLENLIHHERGLAAFRAFLKSEYSEENIEFWVSCEDYKKTKSPAKLSPKARKIYDEFISVQATKEVNLDSCTREKTSHNMLEPTLSCFDEAQRKIFTLMEKDSYRRFLKSPYYLDLVSPPGAGCGPENCKRNHTHSLDCNSNIISQCA; via the exons TGCCAAAGACATGAAGCACCGTCTGGGTTTCTTGCTGCAGAAGTCAGACTCCTGTGACTACAGCTCTTCCCAGGGCAAGAAGGAGAAGACATCTTCAAGCCAGAG GCTTAGCCAAGAGGAAGTCAGAAAATGGGCAGACTCTTTGGAAAACTTGATCCATCATGAGA GAGGACTGGCTGCTTTCCGTGCGTTTCTCAAATCTGAGTACAGCGAGGAAAACATCGAGTTCTGGGTCAGTTGTGAGGACTACAAGAAAACCAAGTCACCAGCCAAGCTCAGCCCCAAGGCCAGAAAGATCTATGATGAGTTCATCTCAGTGCAGGCCACAAAAGAG GTGAATTTGGATTCATGCACACGGGAGAAGACAAGCCACAATATGCTGGAGCCTACACTGTCCTGCTTTGATGAGgctcagagaaaaatattcaccCTCATGGAAAAGGATTCTTACCGCCGTTTCCTCAAGTCCCCCTACTACCTGGACTTGGTCAGCCCAcctggggctggctgtgggCCTGAAAACTGCAAGAGAAACCATACTCACTCCTTAGACTGCAACTCTAACATCATCTCCCAGTGTGCCTGA
- the RGS4 gene encoding regulator of G-protein signaling 4 isoform X2, with the protein MKHRLGFLLQKSDSCDYSSSQGKKEKTSSSQRLSQEEVRKWADSLENLIHHERGLAAFRAFLKSEYSEENIEFWVSCEDYKKTKSPAKLSPKARKIYDEFISVQATKEVNLDSCTREKTSHNMLEPTLSCFDEAQRKIFTLMEKDSYRRFLKSPYYLDLVSPPGAGCGPENCKRNHTHSLDCNSNIISQCA; encoded by the exons ATGAAGCACCGTCTGGGTTTCTTGCTGCAGAAGTCAGACTCCTGTGACTACAGCTCTTCCCAGGGCAAGAAGGAGAAGACATCTTCAAGCCAGAG GCTTAGCCAAGAGGAAGTCAGAAAATGGGCAGACTCTTTGGAAAACTTGATCCATCATGAGA GAGGACTGGCTGCTTTCCGTGCGTTTCTCAAATCTGAGTACAGCGAGGAAAACATCGAGTTCTGGGTCAGTTGTGAGGACTACAAGAAAACCAAGTCACCAGCCAAGCTCAGCCCCAAGGCCAGAAAGATCTATGATGAGTTCATCTCAGTGCAGGCCACAAAAGAG GTGAATTTGGATTCATGCACACGGGAGAAGACAAGCCACAATATGCTGGAGCCTACACTGTCCTGCTTTGATGAGgctcagagaaaaatattcaccCTCATGGAAAAGGATTCTTACCGCCGTTTCCTCAAGTCCCCCTACTACCTGGACTTGGTCAGCCCAcctggggctggctgtgggCCTGAAAACTGCAAGAGAAACCATACTCACTCCTTAGACTGCAACTCTAACATCATCTCCCAGTGTGCCTGA
- the RGS5 gene encoding regulator of G-protein signaling 5 translates to MCKGLAALPHTCLERAKEIKTKLGTLIQKHDSAIDFIIPYPEKPEKPPKAQKPSPEEALQWRDSLEKLLQNPYGLSSFLTFLRSEFSEENAEFWVACEDYKKTKSPVKMAEKARKIYEEFIQTEAPKEVNIDHFTKAVTMKNLVEPSPTSFDMAQKRIFALMEKDSLPRFVRSEFYQELIK, encoded by the exons ATGTGCAAAGGATTAGCAGCGCTGCCCCACACGTGCCTGGAGAG ggCCAAGGAGATCAAGACAAAGCTGGGCACACTGATCCAGAAGCACGACTCAGCCATTGACTTCATCATCCCCTACCCTGAGAAGCCAGAGAAGCCACCCAAGGCCCAGAA GCCATCACCAGAGGAGGCTCTGCAGTGGCGTGATTCCTTGGAGAAGCTCCTGCAAAATCCCT ATGGGCTCTCCAGCTTCCTCACCTTCCTGCGCTCCGAGTTCAGCGAGGAAAATGCTGAGTTTTGGGTGGCCTGTGAGGACTACAAGAAAACCAAGTCCCCTGTGAAGATGGCAGAGAAGGCCAGGAAGATCTATGAGGAGTTCATCCAGACCGAGGCACCCAAAGAG GTGAACATCGACCACTTCACCAAGGCTGTGACCATGAAGAACCTGGTGGAGCCGTCACCAACCAGCTTTGACATGGCCCAGAAGAGGATCTTTGCCCTGATGGAGAAAGACTCCCTGCCGAGATTTGTGCGGTCGGAGTTTTATCAGGAGTTAATCAAGTAG
- the HTATIP2 gene encoding oxidoreductase HTATIP2: protein MAAAPGGGSGRTCFVLGGSGETGRALLRELLSRRLFARVTLIGRRRLSLGQEAEAAVEQAVVDFERLGEHAAAFQGHDVGFCCLGTTRAKAGADGFVRVDRDYVAQAAELARAGGCKHFILQSSQGANAQSSFLYLRVKGEVENLVQAVGFDRCTILRPAVLLCKRQESRPMEWVTRQILGVVARVFPTAYSVPVETVARAMVACVLQPGEEKVKVLENKAIHELGKAVPQQGT from the exons ATGGCGGCCGCGCCGGGTGGCGGTAGCGGCCGGACCTGCTTCGTCCTGGGCGGCTCGGGGGAGACGGGCCGGGCGCTGCTGCGGGAGCTGCTGTCCCGGCGGCTCTTCGCCCGGGTGACGCTGATCGGGCGGCGCCGGCTGAGCCTGGGCCAGGAGGCGGAGGCGGCCGTG GAGCAGGCGGTGGTGGACTTCGAGCGGCTGGGCGAGCACGCCGCTGCCTTCCAGGGGCACGACGTGGGCTTCTGCTGCCTGGGCACCACCAGGGCCAAGGCTGGCGCA GACGGCTTCGTCCGGGTGGACCGGGACTACGTGGcgcaggcagcagagctggcgCGGGCAGGGGGCTGCAAGCACTTTATCCTGCAGTCCTCCCAGGGGGCAAACGCACAGAGCAGCTTCCTCTACCTCCGCGTGAAG GGAGAAGTGGAGAACCTGGTCCAGGCTGTTGGTTTTGATCGCTGTACCATTCTCCGGCCAGC AGTGCTGCTGTGCAAGCGCCAGGAGTCCCGGCCCATGGAGTGGGTAACTCGGCAGATCCTGGGTGTTGTGGCTCGGGTCTTCCCCACCGCTTACTCAGTGCCTGTGGAAACAGTGGCCAGGGCTATGGTGGCctgtgtgctgcagccaggCGAGGAGAAGGTGAAGGTGCTGGAGAACAAGGCCATCCatgagctgggaaaggcagtgCCACAGCAGGGCACGTAG
- the LOC116790903 gene encoding LOW QUALITY PROTEIN: 1-phosphatidylinositol phosphodiesterase-like (The sequence of the model RefSeq protein was modified relative to this genomic sequence to represent the inferred CDS: inserted 1 base in 1 codon): MAAFGISQAVFQPGMPVKRCPWPRAEDESLVHVPFARQDARHDCHRVNGWHPALPASVPLAPTAVHPVHRAPLRSHRQTQGSGGPARHRGARSPGGMETWRRRSAAFDCVPQPAACCPDWMAELPDALPLSRLSIPGTHDSLSLFGGRRLRCQSWGLEAQLAAGIRFLDVRCKLSQGELRVYHLCTFQRASLRGVLRRTLRFLRAHPGEAVLMRIKEELPIFSRPGFAAQLHRCLLEEGQGCLWCQEEVPTLGQVRGKIVVLEALTREVLGIPYEQLSISDAWNVLSLERKWARVRQHLEKAAGGDSTTMYLTFCSGNGLFTCPEEVARTVNPRCYQHLRRRGRQPVRWGVVIMDFPGAGLLRLIVESNGLQANGHSTIVPSTPAAPLQHARGRGDRXPQPAQLRSLPAPVPVGSDSAPGRTPLPKDISARRAKAGF, translated from the exons ATGGCTGCTTTCGGGATCAGCCAGGCAGTTTTCCAGCCTGGTATGCCTGTCAAGCGCTGCCCATGGCCGAGGGCTGAGGATGAATCCCTGGTGCACGTGCCATTTGCGAGGCAGGACGCGCGTCATGACTGTCACCGGGTTAATGGCTGGCATCCCGCTCTACCTGCCAGTGTGCCACTGGCACCCACGGCCGTGCACCCCGTCCATCGGGCTCCGCTCCGCAGCCACAGGCAAACCCAG GGCTCAGGGGGGCCAGCCAGGCACCGGGGTGCCCGCTCTCCTGGTGGCATGGAGACATGGCGCCGGCGTAGCGCGGCATTCGACTGCGTGCCCCAGCCGGCAGCCTGCTGTCCTGACTGGATGGCAGAGCTCCCCGACGCCCTGCCGCTCTCCCGCCTCTCCATCCCTGGCACCCACGACTCCCTCAGCCTGTTTGGCGGCCGGCGCCTGCGGTGTCAGAGCTGGGGCCTGGAGGCCCAGCTGGCGGCCGGCATCCGCTTCCTGGATGTGCGCTGCAAGCTGTCACAGGGCGAGCTCCGTGTCTACCACCTCTGCACCTTCCAGCGGGCCAGCCTGCGTGGGGTCCTGCGCCGCACCCTGCGCTTCCTCCGTGCCCACCCTGGCGAGGCCGTGCTCATGCGCATCAAGGAGGAGCTGCCCATCTTCTCCCGGCCCGGCTTCGCTGCTCAGCTGCATCGCTGCCTGCTagaggagggacagggctgtTTGTGGTGCCAGGAGGAGGTGCCAACACTGGGCCAGGTGCGTGGGAAGATTGTGGTACTGGAGGCACTCACGCGGGAGGTACTGGGCATCCCCTATGAGCAGCTGAGCATCAGCGATGCCTGGAATGTGCTGTCACTGGAGCGCAAGTGGGCCCGGGTGCGGCAGCACCTGGAGAAGGCGGCTGGCGGGGACTCCACCACCATGTACCTCACCTTCTGCTCTGGCAATGGGCTCTTCACCTGCCCTGAGGAGGTGGCCCGCACTGTGAACCCCCGCTGCTACCAGCACCTGCGGCGCCGGGGCAGGCAGCCCGTGCGCTGGGGGGTGGTCATCATGGACTTCCCTGGTGCGGGGCTTCTCCGGCTCATCGTGGAGAGCAACGGCCTGCAGGCCAATGGACACAGCACGATAGTCCCCAGCACCCCCGCAGCGCCCTTGCAGCATGCCCGCGGCAGAGGGGACA CGCCGCAGCCGGCACAGCTCCGCTCGCTGCCTGCGCCGGTGCCCGTCGGGTCGGACAGTGCTCCCGGCCGCACGCCTCTGCCGAAGGACATCAGTGCCCGTAGAGCAAAAGCTGGTTTCTAG